The stretch of DNA GATGCCGACGTCGAAATTCCTGCTGTCCTCGGGGAGGCCCGCCTCTCCGTCGGTGACCGACAGGGAGTACTGCACCCGAGGAAATACACCTACCATCATGGCGAGTCCTCCACCCGTGCCCGTCGCCTCGAGTTCCACTCCCTGGACGAGGTCGTGCCATCCTGCCTCGCCGAGCGAACGGGCGACGGCGTCCAAGTTGGTACTGTCGAGCACGTATGCACGCTCCAGGATGAGGGTCACGAGCTGCTGGAGTGCATCTTTGCCGGGTGTGACCACACCTCATGTTACGTGATCGTGTGGTCGGTCCACGGGCTGTCCGACGAAGTTCCGGACGAGCACTACTTGTGTACATGGTCGCCCTTGATGCAGGTGCGGCTTGGCCGCCGGAGCGCTGGTCAAGGTTCGCCATGAGGCGACGAGCCTCGGCGACCTGAGGGCTGAGCGGCCCTTACGGCTTCGAGTGCATCCGCCCCGGCCGCCCGTGAGGTCTCGGCGAAGACTCCGGCGACGATGGTGCCGAGGAGATCGTCTTCGAGACTCTCGAAGGAGACGAAGGACAGTAGGCGCCGGAGTCGTTTGAGGGCGTCACGGAGCAGGAAACGGCGGTTGAGGTCGCCCTCGGCGTCCACGAGTCGCAAGAACACGGCGGCCGTCGTGCGGGCGAGAACGTGGTTGCCGCTGAGGGCGGGACGCTCCATGAACTGCACGAGCTCGTCCTCGCCGAGACGCTCGAGGAGGGCGTACGGCTGATCCTCTCCCGGCAGCGCGAAGACGTCGGCACGCCACCATAGGCGGGCGAGCGTGTTGCGGGACGCGAGACCTCCTCCGCCCAGGAAGCGCTCCGGGTCGGTGATGCCGTCGCGGCCGGGGAAGCGCCACCTCACGACGTCGGGGACGAGCACGCACGTCAGGAACGCCCACGGTCCGGGTTTGGAAGCCTCGGACGCGGTGATGCGCATATGGGTGTGGAGGAATGCGCCTGCCCTCGCGTCGAAGGCACGGCGGTCGTTCTCGTTCGGGAGGCGAGGGTAGCCGGACGCGACGGCCGTTTCGCGCAATACACTTTGCAGAGTCTCGAGGTGAGCGACGGGCGCGCGATGCCCGCCTGTGGGCGCGTACGTGGCGCGCGGATGGGACGTGCTCGACTTCGCGGCGGCGGCGGCGGGGGCCCATCCGCGGCCTTCCGTATAGATCCTTCGGGCGTCTGCCGGACGCAGGCTCGGGTAAAGCAGGACGGGCGGGTCAGACGCCACGGAACACCTTGAGGCGGGCTTGGAGTTCTACTTCGAATTCACCGGGCGATTCGTACAGCAACGCCTGCAGCGCGCTCGGCTCGTCAAGCGGGAACAGGACGCGTGAGCGTCTTCGGATGAAGGCGCCCACACTCCCCTCCTCGTACGTATCCGGCGCTCGTACGAACTCGTCGTCGCTCAGCGCGGCCGAGAGCAGTTGGCGATGCACGTCGAAGGATGCCGCGCTCCAGATCGCACGAGCAGCCGAATCCGGCTCACCTACACCGTCGACAGCATGCCTCACGGAAGGGTGACTGGCGTTCACGAGGAGGCACAGACCGCCCATGGCGGGAGCGTGCAGGTCCTCGGACTGCCAGTCGAGGTACCATGCGGCGTTCTCGGGAAGGCGCATGACGCTCGCGAAGTCCACCACGTCCACGGGGAAGCGCGGTGCGCCGCCTTCCAAGGTGAGCAGGTGTTCGTCGGCCCACAGAACGCTGCCGGGCAGACGCGGGCTGAACGGTCCGGGGTCGCGGCCAGGATGAAGCAGTACCACCTGGGTGACGAGCCGCACGTTGAGGGCGAGAATCGCACCGGGCAGACTCACCCCGACGCGCACATGCGGGGCGTGAAGGCCCAGGATCAGGTCCGTCGCGTCCCCCCGCCCGCGTAGCCCTGTCCCGGCGGAGCGCCACACGACGACGACCCGTAGGGCCGCGTCGTCGCCCAATGTGCAGTCCCGCAGTACGCCTTCGAGATCCACGCGGACCTCCCGGTGCGCGACTACCCGTACCATGGGGTCCCAGTGGGGCAGCAGATCGCCCAGCGGCTCGCCGGGGGTGAGGCCGGTCTGCCAAGCTCGGGCGGAGACGCGTGTCTGACGAGGCCGAAGGTAAGGCCAGATCCGCACGGCGCTCACGGACCGGCCTCCGCCTGCACCTCGAACCGAACCTCGAGCACGGCGTCGTGCGCCGCGCTCACCTCCACCTGCCAGTCGCCGGGCAGGTCGGCCGGCACCCACTGCCCTCCTCCCGTCTTGAAGGTCTCGCCCCACGGAGTGATCCAGGCGGTGACCACGGCTGGAGATTGACCCGCAGGGGGCTCCTCCTCGGCAGCGTTGCCGTCAACCACGACACGCGGGTGAGCACGGACGAAGGTGCCCACGGCACGCTCGGGGTGCTTCACGGTGAAGGTCAGGAGATGCCGGGGCGTGCCGTCCTCCAGGATGAAGCGAACGTCGGGTCGTACCTCGACCACGGCACGCCGTCCCGCGCGTGGGGAGACACGCGTGGGACGTGACGTGGCGGTCACGGCGGGGTCATGGGGGAGGACCGATGCGCCCACGCCTTCTTCGCCGGGGAGCAGCACTCCGAGGAATTCGGCGAAGCCGGCGACGACGCTCGGGGTGTGCGTACCGGCTTCGATGCGTGGGACGGCCGTGAACTCAAGGAGGATCTCCTTGAGTCGGCGCAGACCGACCCGAACGCAGGACTTCTCGTGCGCGTCCTGTAGGAACTCGAAGCGCCAGTCGTCGTGAGTGGGAGTCTCCGACCGGGCGTACACCGCGTCAAGCGCGGGGTCGGCGAGGAAGACGCCCGCGTACTCGAAGCCGGGGGCGGGCAGTGCGGGTCCTTGCAGATACTTCACGACGAGTTTCGGGCCACGTAGCAGTGCCACGTGGCGACACGCGCCCGCCACAGGCCACTCCGCCTCAACTGCCCCTTCGAGCGGAGGCGCTACGGATGTCGCCGAGGGGAACTTGATCAGGGAAGTGCGGCCGAGTTCACGAACAGGGCGCTGCATCCGAACGGCCTTGACCTCGTGGAAGGGCGGCGTGCGCGCGCCCTTCTTCGGAGCGAGAGCCTCGAAGGCGGCCACGAAACGATCCAGCGGTGGTGTGACGCGAGGGTCGGGCAGGGGGACACGTCCGCCCTGCCAACGGAAGTCGAAGCGCATTGCAGGTGCGGGCGCTTCGGACGACACGGCCAACGTCTTCGGCCAGCAGTACCACATGGTGGTGCGGGCCATGAACGCGAGGGCGTCCTCACCGCTTCGTCCACCGAAGTCGGGGTCCAGCACCAGCACGGCCGTTCCACGGTCCCCGACAGCTTCGGCAAGACCGAGTACACGCGCGAGCGTCTCGGCGTCCGTACCGAGGACCGGGTCCACCACACCGTCGTGTGCACGGCGACCCCACCAATGTCGACCCGTGTACAGCCCATGGTCGGGCAGGGATGCCCCTATCGCGTACTGCCCGCCAAGTGCGGCAGCCATGAATCTGCTCTCGTTGATGCCGTTGACCTTGCAGCGGCTGAACACGCAGATGGTCCGGACGCGGCTCGCACGGTACAGCACGGACTTGCCGTAGCCGAACGTACCTCCGCCGACCGGCTCGTCCGCGCCACGACCGACATTACGCAGAAAGCTTACGAAGCGGCGGCGCTCCCCGGGCGCGCCCGCGGCATCTGCACGGGTGGGACCTTCGAGACCGGTGGTGCCGGAGTCGGCGATGAGAAGCCCGGTCAGTTCGTGCCCATGATGGAAGATGTCCAATGGGAGCCCTTGTGGGACATCGGGGAACACATGGTCGCGCAGCACCTGCAACTGCTGTGGCGTGAATATCCATCCCGACACGGTGAAGTTGACGGGGCCGTCCGGATGCGCACGCGCGTCCCAACTGTTCTGCACGGCCTCCCGCGAGAGTACGGTCAACAGATCGTGACTGGGTCGACCGAGTGGATTGAGGGCGCCCTCCGAGACGAGGTTGCCCGTCGCCGAGAACCGCTCGGACTGTCGATCCAAGGCGTTCAAACGTCGCCTCCGCGCGCGAGCCGCTGAACGACGCCGCGTGCGACATCCTCGGAGGCCGGCACGGGAGGTTCGTGAGTCAGGTCTATACGGTACGAGACGGACACGACGCCTCCGGGAGGTCGGCCAGTGACGAAGCTCTCGGGGACGAGACGAGGAAAATCGCCGATTACGCTGTAGCAGCGTGTTTCGCGGACGCGGAACCGTTTGCCGCGGTGCTGCTCCAGCTCTGTGGGCGGAGCGCCCACCGCGGCAAGCAGTGCGGTCAGGACGCTCGCGTCTGCACCGAGCGTCACGACCTCCTCAACGAGGTCCGCCAGCGTCTCTCCATCCTCGGCGACCTCGAGTCGGACGGTGACGAGATACAACTGTCCGCCGTTCGGCGGCTGCAACTGCTCGAAGCCGTGCACCTCCACCTGTAGGCTCGTGGCGGAGAGGGTACTCTTGACCTCGGCGGCGACCAGGCCGCGCCGGAAGTCGTGCCGAGCCATTAAAGGCCCATGCCACGCGTCAAGCGCGCTCGAGTCGTGCCGCACGAGTTCGCGCAGGTACCACAGCTCGCCGTAGAGTCCGACGACCTGCGCGTCGGTCAGCCCCCGCTCGGTGGGCCGATCCAACAACTCGCGCCAGCGCCGCAGTACTCCGGCACACGCGAGGTCGGGTTGATCCACACCCTCTTCCAGGGCCTGCAGCATTTCGGCGGTCAGGAGGGCGAACACGTCGTCGAGGTGACGCCGCACACACCGTACCCGTACGAAGGGCCGTTCGGTACCGTCCTCGACGAGGACGACTCGTTCGATCGTCACGGCGGCGCTGCGGCGGTCCTCGACGACGCGTTGGTGCCTCGTGAGTCGTACGAGCAGCATGCGGTTGCCGGCCTCGTCAAGCGCGAGGGCGGCGGGTCCTGCACGTGTGCGCACGTCCTCCTGCCAGGTGCGGACGCGCCCGGCCTCCACGGGCTGGCTGGCGAGCACGCGGAACGCGTGCAGGACCGCCGGAAGATGTCTCACGGGACGGTCTCTTCCTCGTACTCCAGTTCCTCGAGGGAGGGTGGAACGCGGGACAGGTCTACGGACACGTATCCCACGACGCCGTCTCGGACGTCATCCGACTCGAAGTCGGGGAAGAGGATCGACACGCCTGCCATGTCCGCCACCGCGGCGAGGTCCGTACGAGGCTTGTGGTTGCGTCCCTCCCGCTTCCTCGGCTCGTACCTGGAATCCTTGTCG from Deinococcus aestuarii encodes:
- a CDS encoding DUF6339 family protein; translation: MRITASEASKPGPWAFLTCVLVPDVVRWRFPGRDGITDPERFLGGGGLASRNTLARLWWRADVFALPGEDQPYALLERLGEDELVQFMERPALSGNHVLARTTAAVFLRLVDAEGDLNRRFLLRDALKRLRRLLSFVSFESLEDDLLGTIVAGVFAETSRAAGADALEAVRAAQPSGRRGSSPHGEP
- a CDS encoding PD-(D/E)XK motif protein encodes the protein MRHLPAVLHAFRVLASQPVEAGRVRTWQEDVRTRAGPAALALDEAGNRMLLVRLTRHQRVVEDRRSAAVTIERVVLVEDGTERPFVRVRCVRRHLDDVFALLTAEMLQALEEGVDQPDLACAGVLRRWRELLDRPTERGLTDAQVVGLYGELWYLRELVRHDSSALDAWHGPLMARHDFRRGLVAAEVKSTLSATSLQVEVHGFEQLQPPNGGQLYLVTVRLEVAEDGETLADLVEEVVTLGADASVLTALLAAVGAPPTELEQHRGKRFRVRETRCYSVIGDFPRLVPESFVTGRPPGGVVSVSYRIDLTHEPPVPASEDVARGVVQRLARGGDV